From Oculatellaceae cyanobacterium:
GCGAAAAAACCTAACACAGATGTCAAATAATGCGGTAGGTGTGGTTTACCACAGCTTGCATCATTTTTTAACGGAAGCGACTTGGGACGGGCATAAAGTTAATGAGCGCAGATTGCAAGTAATGCAGCAATGCAGTCAAACGAAGCTAAGGAGAGGATTTACTCTAATAATAGATGATTCTGGGCATAGAAAAAGTGGCAATCAGACTGCTGGAATCGGCAGACAATATATAGGAGAAATTGGCAAAACTGATAATGGTGTAGTGCTGGTAACTACACATTTATACGATGGAGTAAAAAGTGTGCCGTTAGACGCTGAATTATATCAGCACGCTAGTTCATTACCAGAAGGAAAACAAGACCCAGAATTTGTCAAAAAGCCAGATATAGCATTGAAGTTAATTGACAAATGTTTGAGCAGAGGTGAAAAACCTGGAGTAGTATTGGTAGATTCTGGATACGGAAATAATACTACTTTTTTGAAACAATTAGAATCAAAAAAGTTAAAGTACATAGCAGGATTAGCCAAAAACAGGAAAGTTGTTTGTCAACTGCAATCAAACAAAGAAAAAGTAACTATAAGATTAGATGAGTTAGCTAAAAGCTTACAGCCAGAAGCATTTACAAGTATCCAATTAGAACTAGAGCTCCCAAGAACAGTATGGGTAGCTACAGTTGAAGTAGAAATATTAAGCTTGTCTGAAACTAGAACAATAGCTATCGTTATGAATGCTGCTAGTTTATCTGATGCGACAGAAGTTAGTTATTTGATCACTAATGTTGCTGCTGAAAAAGCCACTTGTGAATGGATAGTTAAAACTTACTCCCAAAGAAATTGGGTGGAAGTTTTCTACCGCGAAGCTAAAGGCTGGTTAGGTTTAAGAGAATATCAAACACGAAGTATAAGAAGTCTTCATAGGCATATTATATTAGTTTTCTGTGCTTATAGTTTTATTATTTGGCAACAATTAACTGGCGGATTGAGACGACGTTGGGCTAACAAACCTTTAAATACATTTACTGAGGCTTTATCAGCTTTTAGAACAGCTATATCTTATCGTTTTGTTAGCTGGCTTCAAGAAAACATTGACGTATTCGCCTTACACCTGGCTAATTTAGGGCTTGTTTGGGCTTGAACGAAGTTCAAGTCCCGGTAGAAACTTTATTTGGTGGTGTCAATGGTCAGGGTACAGTCGGCTTACTCAGTATGGCTTTTCGTGACACTGCTTTAGATATTAATTTATTTGGTCAAGGTAACTGGGCTGTACCTAGCTATAAAGTAGAAGGTTCATTAAGTTGGTTTCTCACTCAAAAGTTATCGGAAAATGAACGCCAAACTTTACTAAAATTCATCTAAGCTTTAAGCCGCTTTGCGATGTTATTAGGAGGCTTTGGTAAATCGTGGCGACGTTCAGATCATCGCTTATTCTTTCCAGAATATTATGATACTGAAAATCCCAAATCTTTGATTGGTTGTCACTGGCAGTATACAGGAGAACGCAGTTTAAAAGAAGATAGCAGTGTTCGCAAGTTGGAAGATGTGAGTAATTTTATTAATAAGGTGCAGCAAGCGGCAAAAGATTGGATGCAGTTGCAAAATATTACTCCTAATCCTAATAAATATGCCTCATCTTGGCGTGAAGCATGGCATTCTGAAAAGGTGCAAGTTTGGGGACGTTTAGCGGGTGATGCAGAAGAGTGTGAGGCTATTCGTTGGTTGCACAAACCTTATCGTGAAGCTTTAAGAAATGCTGGTATTCGTGCAGGTTCGATTTATAAAACATCGGTGACGGGACAAGTGGGAAATATTGGGAGAATTTGGCATCGGATGTATCCAGTTGTACGGTTAGTAAGAAATCCTGAAAATCCTACTGGCGCACGAATTGGGAAAAAAACACTTCAATTTTTAGAGTTAATTACTTTGTTTCCTGATGATTCTAAGGAATGTGATGATTTTTTAGATTTCTTGGAATCGGAGCAAAAAATGTTTGTTAAGCTTTGGGGAGGTTAAATAGAACAGGACTTACGAAAGACAATAGCACAATCACGCTTTGTAGGGGCGGGTTGCACAAAAAGATATGCTGCAAACCATTGATATATATAAACCCGCCCCCAACCTCAATGATGATTTATGCGTAAATCCTATGATCGAGATGTTTATAGGTTGACTTGGGCGGGTTTAACTAAGATACTCCTATGTAGCAGATTTTATCTGTCAACCCGCCCCTACACTATTAATGTAAAATTTCAATGCGTGTTTGTTGGGGTTTTTCGCTTCGGTGATGATTTGGATTAATTAACCACAGATATCCACAGATGAACACAGATGAACACAGATAAATACTATGATGTAATTTACTCTCGATTACAATTTCTTTTTATCGCAGATGTGAGCAGATAGACGCAGATTACGCAGATGTTAATCAAGATTTGATTGTTGTCCTAAGTTTGTTGTCGGTTGTTATAATTATTTAATTCTTGTGTGGCTTCTTCTAATAATTTTTTGCGGATAGATAAGGGCGCGATTACTTCTCCTTTTGGTCGCCAATCACGCAAGCGCATCATCACGTTGATATCGCCTACACGGATCTTAGCTTGGTAGTAGTAATCTTTTGGCGATCGCGCTTTGATTATCTCTAATAATTCTTGTCGTATTTCTGGATTAGTTATTTCTTTTTTTATCAGTTTTGGTATTTGCTTATATTCAATTCGCTTAAATGTGGGATGTCGCGTAGTGTTATCTACATACCATCGCGCAAATTCTGCGGGAAATCTGATAATTAATGTATCTTTGGGTAGATAGAAATTAAATCCCCAAGCTGCATCTAATTCTGTTTGAATTTCTTCTGGTGTCGGTAATTGACCTGTATGCCAACGTTGTTTTAATTCTTTGGGAACTTGTGGATCTCCCCAAGCTAAAATCGTTAATTTTTGAGATGCAATTCTATCTAAGCGATAATTATGCCATGCTATTTCACCGTTAGGATCAACACCGTAGGCGCTTAAATATTTAGCGCGTCGCACATAATGTAAGCAAACTGGGTAAACGGTGACTGTTACTTGCTTTTTCTCTGCTACCCAATAATTAAACTGAATAATACCACCTAAAGGTTGATGCCAAAGTTGTTCTATTTGTTCTTGATAGGTGTCTACTTGGTCTTGAATTTCTGGGGGGAGAATGTAATCTAAGTGAATAAATATGCGTTGTGCGGGTGCAGTTGCCAGTTGTGGGGATGTGGGAGTATTAGCGGTGATTTGTTCCCATAGCGATCGCACTACTAATTCTAAGTTAGGTTGTACAAAAGCGATTGATTCTAATACTCGTAATAGTTCCCAGGTTTGTGATAAGGGTAGCTGCGCGGTGGAGAGGTGGTCTACAAATGGTGAGGTTAATGCTGTTGGGGGAGTAGGTAAGTTATGGGTTGAAAGACGGCGATAGCTACCAGTGGTTACTTGTTGCAACCAACCCATTTTTACTAGCTGTTTGAGGTCATCTCGAATTGAGCGATGAACTGTTGCAAAGGGAGATAATTGTAATTGTCTTTCTATTTCTGTGGCGCTGAGTCCGGTAAGTTGGATAATTTCAGTCTGCCATGTGGAGATTGTTTGTTGAGTTTCTGGGGTAAATATTAACTCTGTAAGGGTGCGGTGACAAATGCAGGTGTTGTCATAGCATCTATATATAGTCTGTTTAACGGGTTTGCGATCACTTTGGGGATGTGTGGGGGAAAATAAGTGCGATCGTAATTGTGGATATGTAAAAATTTTAGGCAGTTCACTTGCCCAGTTTGGTTCAGTACCATATAACTGAGTTAGTATTACCCACAATCTGACAGCGCGTTGCATACGGTTAGCAAGTTGACTTGCTGCTAACCATTGCAATATTTGGGGAGTGGGTGGGTAGAGGAAATTTGGCAACTGCTAAAACCGATAATTTATCTTTAGATCATCCCATTTAAGTCAGCAACACAAGCAGCGCGTTGTCCTGGTGTTGTGGCTGATGTCTCTACTATAAATTTAACTGTCCATGTACCATTACTAAAAATTCCTTCTATTTCTTCTCCCTTTAAACGAAATAATCCTGGCGAAGATAAATTTGGATTCCAATAATGTGTACGACACCCCTGAACATAAGGATATTCATCAATAATCTTTTGCATAAAACTAATAATTGGCTGTCTAGCATTTCCCCAACCATGATCGGTTAAATGTGGCGGTTTTTTCTGGTTATTTGGAATTGCACTAGGTAAGACGCGATCGCGATCTGACTCAAAGCGACCTTTAAAACTTTCGTGGAAAATTTGACCTGTTGGCGATAATTCTAAATAATCTTTTCCATTAATCTCAATTCGCTCAACTAAAGCCTCTAATCGCTCATCCCAGTCTTCTTCTATTTCTGACCATGCCAACGTTTCTCCACGATCTAAAACTGTTAGCCAGCCACTTATTCCTAGCCATAAATTAAAGTCTAAACCAATTGGCATCGGTGGGAAAGCAATAATTTCACTAAATTGCTCATGCTTGTAATAAACAGGAACTCCTAAAGCTTGACCCATTAACA
This genomic window contains:
- a CDS encoding IS701 family transposase, translating into MKETTPSAMPPCFEKWCSRFDDVFSNQAQKKGFRHYVGGLLGESERKNLTQMSNNAVGVVYHSLHHFLTEATWDGHKVNERRLQVMQQCSQTKLRRGFTLIIDDSGHRKSGNQTAGIGRQYIGEIGKTDNGVVLVTTHLYDGVKSVPLDAELYQHASSLPEGKQDPEFVKKPDIALKLIDKCLSRGEKPGVVLVDSGYGNNTTFLKQLESKKLKYIAGLAKNRKVVCQLQSNKEKVTIRLDELAKSLQPEAFTSIQLELELPRTVWVATVEVEILSLSETRTIAIVMNAASLSDATEVSYLITNVAAEKATCEWIVKTYSQRNWVEVFYREAKGWLGLREYQTRSIRSLHRHIILVFCAYSFIIWQQLTGGLRRRWANKPLNTFTEALSAFRTAISYRFVSWLQENIDVFALHLANLGLVWA
- a CDS encoding TIGR03985 family CRISPR-associated protein, translating into MPNFLYPPTPQILQWLAASQLANRMQRAVRLWVILTQLYGTEPNWASELPKIFTYPQLRSHLFSPTHPQSDRKPVKQTIYRCYDNTCICHRTLTELIFTPETQQTISTWQTEIIQLTGLSATEIERQLQLSPFATVHRSIRDDLKQLVKMGWLQQVTTGSYRRLSTHNLPTPPTALTSPFVDHLSTAQLPLSQTWELLRVLESIAFVQPNLELVVRSLWEQITANTPTSPQLATAPAQRIFIHLDYILPPEIQDQVDTYQEQIEQLWHQPLGGIIQFNYWVAEKKQVTVTVYPVCLHYVRRAKYLSAYGVDPNGEIAWHNYRLDRIASQKLTILAWGDPQVPKELKQRWHTGQLPTPEEIQTELDAAWGFNFYLPKDTLIIRFPAEFARWYVDNTTRHPTFKRIEYKQIPKLIKKEITNPEIRQELLEIIKARSPKDYYYQAKIRVGDINVMMRLRDWRPKGEVIAPLSIRKKLLEEATQELNNYNNRQQT
- a CDS encoding putative CRISPR-associated protein, which codes for MKNTLICTLGTSLFKPNLFNLPSQENYDNWLGKQPQEDQKYLNYDLIANFKTALADKNWESLAKLLGSIPGKTRLCGAEINSITDLIERGYCEEKSSLFLCHSATDEGRDIAKILEYYYKAKGHKTEPQEIEHLQDKHPKLFRTKGLRNLAKNISEIVRNQSSQYCAINATGGYKAQIAIGVLMGQALGVPVYYKHEQFSEIIAFPPMPIGLDFNLWLGISGWLTVLDRGETLAWSEIEEDWDERLEALVERIEINGKDYLELSPTGQIFHESFKGRFESDRDRVLPSAIPNNQKKPPHLTDHGWGNARQPIISFMQKIIDEYPYVQGCRTHYWNPNLSSPGLFRLKGEEIEGIFSNGTWTVKFIVETSATTPGQRAACVADLNGMI